A region from the Silene latifolia isolate original U9 population chromosome 7, ASM4854445v1, whole genome shotgun sequence genome encodes:
- the LOC141592323 gene encoding D-3-phosphoglycerate dehydrogenase 3, chloroplastic-like, which produces MARNVARAHASVKKGEWKRNKYVGVSLVGKTLVVMGFGKVGSEVARRAKGLGMHVISHDLYAPADRARAIGVELVSFDDAISKADFISFHCGDVGVATTAGGFVKWWWWRWSWRGGRRSYFMLSGGYI; this is translated from the exons ATGGCTAGGAATGTTGCTCGTGCTCATGCTTCTGTTAAGAAAG GGGAATGGAAGAGGAACAAATATGTGGGTGTATCGCTTGTGGGAAAGACTCTTGTTGTCATGGGTTTCGGAAAGGTTGGATCTGAGGTTGCTAGGCGTGCTAAGGGGCTCGGGATGCATGTGATTTCACATGATCTTTATGCACCAGCAGACAGGGCCAGGGCTATTGGGGTTGAGCTTGTTTCCTTTGACGATGCTATATCAAAGGCCGACTTCATCTCATTTCATTGTGGTGATGTTGGTGTCGCCACTACTGCTGGTGGATTCGTgaagtggtggtggtggcgatggtcgTGGCGAGGCGGTAGGCGGTCGTACTTCATGTTGAGCGGTGGATACATTTGA